Below is a genomic region from Methanomassiliicoccales archaeon.
GAAGCACATGGAGCGGGAGTTCGGTTTCATGTACATGGGGAAGGATTTCGTGCGTCGACACCTGGCGTTCCCCGACCAGGCGTCGCTCAACCGTTTTCTGGTCAGCACGGTCCCGTCCCACGTTTACTATTCAACAGCGCTATACCAAAATCCCGGAGCACCTACCATGGACGGCAAGCTATGGAAAGGCGCAGATGTGATCTTCGACCTCGATGCAGACCACATACCTGGCGCCGCAGGACTCACCTTTGAGGAGATGCTTGCCCAGATCAAGAGGGAAATGATCCGACTGCTGGACGATTTCATATTGGACGACCTGGGATTCTCCGAGAAGGACATCGAGGTGACGTTCTCCGGTGGCCGGGGGTACCACGCCCACATCTACAGCGATAAGGTGCTCAAGCTCCGACCCCATGAACGTTCCGAGATAGTCGACTATGTGGCGGGGAGGGACCTGGACTTTGACTGGGTGTTCCCCGAAAGGACCAAGATGGTCACCAAGTTCAAGAACGGTCAGCGTCTCGACAAAGGCACGGCATTCCCGGTCGAGGAGTCGGGGGGCTGGAAACGGCGCATGAACCAGGGTGCAAAGAAATTGTTCGAGGAGTTCAAGAACCTGAGCGTGGTGGACGCAAAGATCCGATACAAATCGTTCGCCTCGGTCGATGAGAAGCTCCTCACCCTGCTGAAGAGGGAGCTGTTCGAGATCAGGGAGGACCTTACCGGGGCCGAGCTGATGTTCCGGGACGGCTCTTTCGATTGCAT
It encodes:
- the priS gene encoding DNA primase catalytic subunit PriS — its product is MSREEELVTKWFREYYSRSPPPLPPKHMEREFGFMYMGKDFVRRHLAFPDQASLNRFLVSTVPSHVYYSTALYQNPGAPTMDGKLWKGADVIFDLDADHIPGAAGLTFEEMLAQIKREMIRLLDDFILDDLGFSEKDIEVTFSGGRGYHAHIYSDKVLKLRPHERSEIVDYVAGRDLDFDWVFPERTKMVTKFKNGQRLDKGTAFPVEESGGWKRRMNQGAKKLFEEFKNLSVVDAKIRYKSFASVDEKLLTLLKRELFEIREDLTGAELMFRDGSFDCIDDRVKKILIGWLTDEVPPRSSAQVDEPVTRDIKRLIRLPYSLHGKTGLRVISMTREELTSFDPLRDAFPEIYPDTPMKVKLAKRIDMRLKKERFTGEGEIEVPTWAGIFLVLRKYGTIA